In one Oncorhynchus nerka isolate Pitt River linkage group LG7, Oner_Uvic_2.0, whole genome shotgun sequence genomic region, the following are encoded:
- the LOC115131491 gene encoding activity-dependent neuroprotective protein 2a-like, translating into MYQVPVGNLENIRKTRRRVKHILSDFGLEDCKNLLEELQKKEKNSDEESDSDEAFQETEWVDLSEPFQGKRKKKWPYRTRLLCCSLCKYSTRNWYSYTSHLQRSHEYERKLCVLAPCQICSFVAHPRLLKKHLLLFHGSPNVDQDAASLHSTTKKGDRFKCRKCRYVDSNLFSMKKHVLLNHLEKLWHHFSGRIPDTKFPHTASRQFCKVCKMAIESTEHMLHHILASPTHQWACAQIRTWILENTQYTKPTNYQTLAPKKQMPQVSSPEQLAGPNQSFLPPQALVQLAGAEAKGLVQPGATVKLQSALPQGAISATMPIGQTMVRLPSGASLPGAPHNQVPFTIGVQGQQQQPQQVFLPPRVQISIPGMSQALMVTQRLPLNQGTPQGTMLQSNPQGTMLTSQSLLSHLFPTGNKVNGMPTYTFATPVGMPSQTSNIQLISKAPQPIKPAGNPALNSKAKKWITCPICNELLPSNVYEAHQQAAHKAQPRTAKQQGLAARAPFLRKMPDKTVKCLKCKILLSEKGLFEHLLHGLNCLYCPGMFYSIQQLVEHTNTQHNPTQKANCDFMRREYRLYTDDSGNLLFPYFDINTMAPKEILGDAELKLALVTNSLDLIFLKMQPGGKQEVCRNPSKTMRTDCPFCEEKCVTVENYQAHLSGKHCIAPTVHAILKTAAFKCIYCNGVYTGKTTQRAIVIHLQRCRRAPKTPKDADRLQPSPTNGRQQQVMAFKQMVQVPGLYSAQLPPVPMAAQASVPVPQPSESPAELQSKLRLEAAFREAMEANKKERDARAAFRKQREKEKREQVPKMDPYIQLALDPSGMEKRPSEERKDFLTRYFHTKPYPTKKESEELSKRLWLTRTEVSTLFGMKRTKCMKAIQKNSPTIFMGFNMTELKKLKHDLLIPEVEPAEPEKMADQEVEPDEPEQTDLPEGEKPEISVPKEDPLEPRQMDVPEMDPLEPQAMAV; encoded by the exons ATGTATCAGGTCCCGGTTGGAAACTTGGAGAACATCCGAAAAACAAGGAGAAGAGTGAAACACATTTTGAGTGATTTTGGACTGGAGGATTGCAAAAACCTTCTGGAA GAGCTGCAAAAGAAGGAGAAGAACTCTGATGAAGAGTCTGATTCTGATGAGGCATTCCAGGAGACTGAGTGGGTGGATCTCAGTGAGCCCTTCCAAGGGAAGAGGAAGAAAAAG TGGCCGTACCGCACGCGGCTGTTGTGCTGCTCCCTCTGTAAGTACTCCACCCGGAACTGGTACTCCTACACGAGTCATCTACAGCGGAGCCATGAGTATGAGAGGAAACTGTGTGTCCTGGCTCCCTGCCAGATCTGCTCCTTCGTCGCCCACCCCCGACTCCTCAAGAAGCACCTTCTCCTCTTTCATGGCTCTCCAAatgtggaccaagatgcagcatCTCTGCATTCAACTACCAAGAAAGGAGACAGGTTTAAGTGTCGTAAGTGCCGATATGTGGACTCAAACCTGTTCTCAATGAAGAAGCACGTCCTGCTGAACCACCTGGAGAAACTGTGGCACCACTTCTCAGGACGGATACCAGACACTAAGTTCCCCCATACAGCCTCTAGGCAGTTCTGTAAGGTGTGTAAGATGGCTATTGAAAGCACGGAGCACATGCTGCACCACATCCTGGCCTCTCCCACTCACCAGTGGGCCTGCGCTCAGATCAGGACCTGGATCTTGGAGAACACTCAGTACACCAAGCCCACAAATTACCAAACACTGGCCCCTAAAAAACAGATGCCACAGGTGTCCAGTCCTGAGCAGCTGGCAGGGCCCAACCAGAGCTTCCTCCCCCCTCAGGCCCTGGTTCAGCTGGCTGGTGCTGAGGCAAAGGGCCTCGTCCAGCCTGGTGCTACTGTCAAGCTGCAGAGTGCTCTGCCACAGGGGGCCatctcagccaccatgcccatcGGCCAGACCATGGTCAGACTGCCCTCTGGCGCCTCACTACCTGGTGCTCCTCACAACCAGGTGCCTTTCACCATAGGGGTCCAAGGTCAGCAGCAGCAGCCCCAGCAGGTCTTCCTGCCCCCGAGGGTGCAGATCAGCATTCCAGGGATGTCCCAGGCCCTCATGGTGACTCAGCGCCTCCCCTTGAACCAGGGGACCCCCCAGGGTACAATGCTCCAGAGCAACCCCCAGGGCACCATGCTGACCTCCCAGTCCCTCCTCAGCCACCTCTTCCCCACTGGCAACAAGGTCAACGGCATGCCCACCTACACCTTCGCCACGCCGGTAGGCATGCCCAGCCAGACGAGTAACATCCAGCTGATCAGCAAGGCTCCTCAACCAATCAAACCAGCAGGTAATCCTGCTCTCAACTCCAAAGCCAAGAAGTGGATCACCTGTCCCATCTGTAATGAACTGCTCCCTTCCAATGTCTATGAGGCTCATCAACAGGCTGCCCACAAGGCCCAGCCCAGAACAGCTAAGCAGCAGGGCCTGGCTGCCCGTGCTCCCTTCCTCAGGAAGATGCCTGACAAGACAGTCAAGTGTTTGAAGTGTAAGATCCTGCTGTCTGAAAAGGGCCTCTTTGAACACCTACTGCACGGGCTTAACTGCCTCTACTGTCCTGGGATGTTCTACTCCATCCAACAACTGgttgaacacacaaacacacaacacaaccccaCACAGAAGGCCAACTGTGACTTCATGAGGCGAGAGTATAGACTGTACACAGATGACAGCGGTAACCTTCTGTTCCCCTACTTTGACATCAACACCATGGCCCCCAAAGAGATCCTGGGAGACGCAGAGCTGAAACTGGCTCTGGTCACGAACTCCCTAGACCTGATCTTCCTCAAGATGCAGCCTGGTGGAAAACAGGAAGTGTGTCGGAACCCCAGTAAAACGATGCGGACCGACTGCCCCTTCTGTGAAGAGAAGTGTGTCACAGTGGAGAACTACCAGGCCCATCTGAGTGGGAAGCACTGCATCGCACCCACCGTCCACGCCATCCTCAAGACTGCAGCATTCAAATGCATCTACTGCAACGGCGTCTACACAGGAAAGACCACGCAGAGAGCTATAGTAATCCATCTACAGCGCTGCCGCCGTGCCCCCAAGACCCCTAAAGATGCAGACAGACTCCAGCCTTCCCCCACCAACGGACGCCAACAACAAGTCATGGCCTTTAAGCAGATGGTCCAGGTGCCAGGTCTGTACTCTGCCCAGCTCCCTCCAGTCCCCATGGCAGCGCAGGCCTCCGTCCCTGTCCCCCAGCCCTCTGAGTCCCCTGCTGAGCTACAGAGCAAGCTGAGGCTGGAGGCGGCCTTCAGGGAGGCCATGGAGGCCAACAAGAAAGAGAGGGATGCGCGGGCAGCTTTCCGTAAGCAACGAGAGAAGGAAAAACGCGAGCAGGTACCCAAGATGGACCCCTATATTCAGCTGGCCCTGGACCCCAGTGGGATGGAGAAACGACCCTCTGAGGAGCGGAAAGACTTCCTCACCAGATACTTCCACACCAAGCCGTACCCCACCAAGAAGGAGTCTGAAGAGCTCTCCAAGAGGCTGTGGCTGACCCGGACTGAGGTGTCCACCCTGTTTGGAATGAAGCGCACAAAGTGCATGAAGGCCATTCAGAAGAACAGCCCTACTATCTTCATGGGCTTCAACATGACAGAGCTGAAAAAACTTAAGCACGACCTCCTCATCCCAGAGGTGGAACCTGCAGAACCAGAAAAGATGGCTGACCAGGAAGTGGAACCTGATGAACCAGAACAGACGGATTTGCCAGAAGGAGAGAAACCAGAAATTTCTGTTCCAAAAGAAGATCCTTTAGAACCACGTCAGATGGATGTTCCAGAGATGGATCCTTTAGAACCACAGGCAATGGCTGTCTAA
- the LOC115131493 gene encoding nuclear transport factor 2-like, with protein MASKPVWEQIGAGFVQHYYQQFDSDRTKLADLYTDASCLTWEGVGFQGHKAIMEKITSLPFQSIQHSITAQDHQPTPDSCVMSMVMGQLKADTDQVMGFQQTFLLKNVDNKWICTNDMFRLALHNFGA; from the exons ATGGCAAGCAAACCGGTGTGGGAGCAGATAGGTGCAGGCTTTGTGCAACATTATTACCAACAGTTTGATTCTGATAGAACCAAACTTGCTGACCTCTAT ACTGATGCCTCATGTTTAACATGGGAAGGAGTTGGTTTCCAGGGGCACAAAGCCATTATGGAGAAGATCACT AGTTTACCGTTCCAGTCGATCCAGCACAGCATCACCGCACAGGACCACCAGCCCACACCAGACAGCTGTGTGATGAGCATGGTGATGGGACAGCTCAAG GCTGACACGGACCAGGTGATGGGATTTCAACAAACTTTCCTGCTGAAGAACGTGGACAACAAATGGATCTGCACCAACGACATGTTCAGATTGGCACTACATAACTTTGGAGCGTAG
- the bloc1s4 gene encoding biogenesis of lysosome-related organelles complex 1 subunit 4, translating into MEPRMENRVGFLSPLEESSAEVSRDSGFVSQSASSLSMLSEALSSGTVSQSPSFGAAVSQSASFNSAEPDPDHDQEDEILRHTAHSYSSYIRATAGDEILCLEKSLEEMLTRVDEFVGMLDMIRNDTSQIVNENLPQMHRKSEEMRQIYRKIDKLDAFVKIVGANVNVMEEQVTQAEREQGTLPGAFRKMFRTMNVPGFLNKPASPRRHQQHDQELPPVFKTDDYFTQHPGH; encoded by the exons ATGGAGCCTAGGATGGAAAATAGGGTAGGTTTTCTCTCCCCGCTGGAGGAGTCCAGTGCCGAGGTGAGCCGGGACAGTGGCTTCGTGTCGCAGAGTGCGAGCAGTTTATCCATGTTGAGCGAGGCCCTAAGCAGTGGCACCGTGTCGCAAAGCCCCAGCTTCGGCGCAGCAGTCTCGCAGAGTGCGAGCTTCAACTCCGCGGAGCCCGACCCAGACCACGACCAGGAGGATGAGATCCTGAGACACACTGCTCACAGTTACTCCTCTTACATCAGAGCTACTGCTGGAGATGAG ATCCTGTGTTTGGAGAAAAGTCTGGAGGAAATGCTGACTAGGGTGGATGAATTTGTAGGAATGCTTGACATG ATCCGCAACGACACATCACAGATTGTCAACGAGAACTTACCTCAAATGCATAGAAAATCAGAAGAGATGAGACAAATATACAGAAAGATTGACAAGTTGGAT GCATTTGTGAAGATTGTAGGTGCCAACGTGAATGTCATGGAGGAACAGGTCACTCAGGCAGAGAGGGAACAAGGAACCCTGCCGGGCGCCTTCAGAAAGATGTTCCGCACCATGAATGTCCCAGGCTTTCTAAAT AAACCAGCCAGCCCCAGAAGGCATCAGCAGCATGATCAGGAGCTTCCCCCAGTGTTCAAAACAGATGATTATTTCACCCAACACCCGGGACACTGA